The Vibrio gigantis genome contains a region encoding:
- a CDS encoding type VI secretion system Vgr family protein, whose product MSSNELKHQTRSLTIKLSDNKSYIVTQLIGEESVSGGCQFSVSIAANMEIDTKNLGKTVCVSYEFDSGKRFFSGICSTLQFTGYSKDKHQFYYQVEILDPLSLLQYKRSRQIFQNMTTKQIIEKLLEQADLKSYFHFSLSGSGKKHEYCVQLDETDQAFIQRLLASEGWHYHMRHQSNKSTICIGDSNQRFEKISDPKLSYQIGGNNQQHVLTTWSQSHHVGSGKVSVADHTQDLAEFFDSGTRKSTESYASTSLTQELFAFGHENKNEVRDAAKMHMEALDLKKSASHSSSNLATLACGYKFELTNHPLGSMNQEYIVTHLSHRISREESNNDVAYQNQFSCIPSSLVFRPEILDKPRVHSLHTATVTGPKGEEIYRDKLSRVKVQFHWDRGGKNDENSSCWLPVSQGFASKGFGSQFTPRIGDEVIVQYIDGDPNRPIVTGSLYNKNSAAPYSSDTQNGIKTRSTPKGSSKQGNELRFEDQKDKEQVYLHAEKDWLLDVNNDSQSTIKGMKKTQVEKSATLNVKEDIQVESEKTLTAKSKDNWTGDSDKDLNLSAASNINIAAKSSVSVDGNQVSICGKSKIELKVGASKIEISASGIKIDAPQVSVSGKAKAEMKAAMINIEGQGKADVKAALVSVNGSAMTQIKAGAMVQIQGAITKVN is encoded by the coding sequence ATGAGCAGTAACGAATTAAAGCACCAAACCCGCTCCCTCACCATTAAGCTTTCAGATAACAAAAGTTATATCGTCACCCAATTAATTGGGGAAGAAAGCGTATCCGGCGGTTGTCAGTTTTCCGTTTCCATCGCAGCCAACATGGAGATCGATACCAAAAACCTAGGCAAAACCGTTTGTGTGTCTTATGAGTTTGATTCTGGAAAGCGCTTTTTTTCAGGCATATGTAGCACTCTGCAATTCACTGGATATAGCAAAGATAAGCACCAGTTTTATTACCAAGTAGAGATATTGGATCCGCTTAGCTTGCTGCAATACAAACGCAGTCGTCAGATTTTTCAAAACATGACGACGAAACAGATCATTGAAAAGCTGCTAGAACAAGCTGATCTCAAAAGCTATTTTCACTTTTCCCTTTCCGGAAGCGGGAAAAAGCATGAGTATTGTGTTCAACTTGATGAAACCGACCAAGCTTTTATACAGCGCTTGTTAGCAAGCGAAGGTTGGCACTACCACATGCGCCATCAATCTAATAAGTCGACAATCTGCATTGGCGATTCGAATCAACGATTTGAGAAAATATCTGATCCAAAGTTAAGCTATCAAATAGGTGGCAACAATCAGCAGCACGTACTAACAACGTGGAGCCAATCACACCATGTTGGCAGCGGAAAGGTATCTGTCGCCGATCATACTCAAGATCTGGCTGAATTCTTTGATAGCGGCACCCGAAAAAGCACAGAAAGTTACGCGTCAACTTCATTGACGCAAGAACTCTTTGCATTTGGTCACGAGAATAAAAATGAAGTCCGTGACGCTGCAAAAATGCATATGGAAGCGTTAGATCTTAAGAAGTCAGCCTCTCACTCATCATCGAATTTAGCGACGCTTGCTTGTGGCTATAAATTTGAACTCACGAACCATCCTCTCGGTTCGATGAACCAAGAGTACATCGTCACTCATCTATCACACCGCATATCCAGAGAAGAATCGAACAACGACGTCGCTTATCAAAATCAGTTTTCTTGCATCCCTTCGTCACTGGTTTTTCGTCCAGAAATACTAGATAAACCGCGTGTCCATAGCTTGCATACCGCAACCGTGACCGGGCCTAAGGGAGAAGAGATCTACCGAGATAAATTGAGTCGAGTAAAAGTGCAATTTCACTGGGATAGAGGCGGCAAAAATGACGAAAACAGTTCATGTTGGTTGCCAGTATCGCAAGGATTCGCCAGTAAGGGATTCGGTTCTCAGTTCACACCACGCATTGGTGATGAAGTGATCGTTCAGTACATTGATGGTGACCCCAATCGTCCTATCGTGACCGGCTCTTTATACAACAAAAACAGCGCAGCCCCTTATAGCTCGGATACTCAAAACGGCATCAAAACTCGTTCAACGCCTAAGGGCAGCAGCAAGCAAGGAAACGAACTGCGTTTTGAAGATCAAAAAGACAAAGAACAAGTATACTTACATGCTGAAAAAGATTGGCTGCTGGACGTAAATAACGACAGCCAGTCAACGATTAAAGGCATGAAAAAGACTCAAGTTGAGAAGAGTGCCACCCTAAACGTTAAAGAAGACATACAAGTCGAAAGTGAAAAAACGCTTACCGCCAAAAGTAAAGACAACTGGACGGGTGACAGTGATAAAGATCTAAACCTCAGTGCCGCTTCCAACATCAATATTGCGGCTAAATCGTCAGTCAGCGTTGATGGCAACCAAGTATCGATCTGCGGTAAATCGAAGATCGAACTCAAAGTGGGCGCGAGTAAAATCGAGATCAGCGCTAGTGGTATTAAGATCGACGCTCCTCAAGTCTCTGTTTCAGGTAAAGCAAAAGCAGAGATGAAAGCCGCAATGATCAATATTGAAGGCCAAGGTAAGGCCGATGTAAAAGCAGCGTTAGTGTCAGT
- a CDS encoding type VI secretion system protein TssA, with translation MPFSKHQIEQLSTPLSDDSICGVYLKLDKGAFRPLRNEFNVAQTALRKLSQNPSADEKDALQEACLNSWKTLSDSLFEQFSNTTRDIELISWFVAAQFLLDTTLESAANSLEWLADLSEKYWDHLNPVLPVEKLKSDDDKGKEREQADAKVKAFFQLVGDSEESSILYAPMLQLPLVGEVTFFDFQSAERKGEISQLKSTLTTTVAQERSAIQFKMENAKRCISQLERLSALVSTHCQSVGSQTTNFGFAKSLLTRVENALVHLSGIKLALKAEAKAVEQEVAESSVSEGHQPSDMDAKQIEPIPMASEQAQTVSQHLHAGNLSELGNLNNMNRDLAFHLLREVSDYFRQSEPHSPISFLLEKAIRWGYLSLPELLQEMMSEQNGDALSTIFNAAGLNHLDQVLLPEVSTPTVDIESPQTPQATPPVSEPPSVEEHVSQTSPVDTQSKQDEKPQSSATSALSW, from the coding sequence ATGCCTTTTTCAAAGCATCAAATTGAGCAACTTTCTACACCTCTGAGTGATGATTCTATCTGTGGCGTTTACCTTAAACTGGATAAAGGTGCTTTTCGCCCATTACGTAATGAATTTAATGTCGCGCAAACAGCGCTGCGTAAGCTAAGTCAAAACCCCAGTGCTGACGAGAAAGACGCGTTACAAGAGGCATGTCTAAATAGCTGGAAGACTCTTTCAGACAGCTTGTTCGAACAGTTTTCAAATACAACCAGAGATATCGAGCTCATATCATGGTTTGTTGCCGCTCAATTCCTTCTCGATACCACGTTAGAAAGTGCTGCGAATAGCCTTGAGTGGTTAGCCGATTTAAGTGAGAAGTACTGGGATCACCTCAACCCTGTTCTGCCAGTTGAAAAGCTCAAATCTGATGATGATAAGGGTAAAGAGAGAGAGCAAGCTGATGCGAAAGTTAAAGCATTTTTCCAATTAGTTGGTGATAGCGAGGAAAGCTCGATTCTCTATGCACCGATGCTGCAACTGCCCTTAGTTGGGGAAGTGACGTTTTTTGATTTTCAAAGTGCAGAGAGAAAAGGCGAAATCAGCCAACTGAAATCTACGCTTACCACCACGGTGGCGCAAGAGCGTTCCGCGATTCAATTCAAGATGGAAAATGCCAAACGTTGTATCTCTCAGTTGGAGCGTTTGTCTGCGTTAGTGAGCACTCATTGTCAGTCTGTAGGCAGTCAAACTACCAACTTTGGATTTGCGAAGTCACTGCTTACCCGCGTAGAAAACGCTTTGGTTCATTTAAGCGGAATTAAGTTGGCCCTGAAAGCGGAGGCTAAGGCAGTAGAGCAAGAGGTTGCCGAAAGTTCAGTTTCTGAAGGTCATCAGCCAAGCGATATGGATGCAAAACAGATAGAGCCAATACCTATGGCATCGGAGCAGGCTCAGACCGTAAGCCAACACTTACACGCAGGAAATTTATCTGAACTGGGTAACTTAAACAACATGAACCGAGACTTAGCTTTCCATTTGCTGAGAGAAGTCTCTGATTATTTTCGCCAGAGCGAACCGCATAGCCCAATTTCATTCTTGTTAGAAAAAGCGATTCGATGGGGATATTTATCCTTACCTGAGTTGCTGCAAGAAATGATGTCGGAACAAAACGGTGACGCTCTTAGTACGATTTTTAATGCCGCCGGATTGAATCATCTCGATCAGGTTTTGCTGCCGGAGGTGAGTACTCCAACGGTGGACATTGAAAGCCCCCAGACACCTCAAGCGACGCCTCCCGTTTCGGAGCCGCCAAGTGTCGAAGAGCATGTATCTCAGACTTCCCCTGTAGATACCCAATCTAAGCAAGATGAAAAACCACAATCATCCGCTACGTCGGCTCTGAGTTGGTAA
- a CDS encoding Hcp family type VI secretion system effector, with the protein MASIYMRVSGLQVEGAATIGQLETAEGKNDGWFAINSYSWGGVRNVAMDIGNGTNADSGMVGVSEVSVTKEVDGASEDLLSYLFNPGKEGKTVEIAFTKPSNDGQGADVYFQVKLEKARLVSYNVSGTDGSQPYESLSVSYTSISQKHHYEKEGGELQSGGVVTYDLPTGKMTSGK; encoded by the coding sequence ATGGCAAGTATTTACATGCGTGTAAGCGGTCTTCAAGTTGAGGGCGCAGCGACTATCGGTCAGCTAGAAACGGCTGAAGGCAAAAATGACGGTTGGTTTGCAATCAACTCTTACTCTTGGGGTGGCGTTCGTAACGTTGCTATGGACATCGGTAACGGCACCAATGCGGATTCAGGCATGGTTGGCGTAAGCGAAGTTAGCGTAACTAAAGAAGTTGATGGTGCTTCTGAAGATCTACTGTCTTACCTATTCAACCCAGGTAAAGAAGGTAAAACAGTTGAGATTGCATTTACTAAGCCTTCTAACGATGGCCAAGGTGCAGACGTTTACTTCCAAGTTAAGCTAGAAAAAGCACGTCTAGTTTCTTACAACGTGAGCGGCACTGACGGTTCTCAACCGTACGAAAGCCTATCTGTTTCTTACACTTCTATTTCTCAGAAACATCACTACGAGAAAGAAGGTGGTGAACTACAAAGCGGTGGTGTTGTGACTTACGACCTACCGACCGGAAAAATGACTTCTGGTAAGTAA
- the tssB gene encoding type VI secretion system contractile sheath small subunit, with protein MALNSQHKRVSKNRVSITYDVETNGAVETKELPFVVGVIGDFSGHKPESEKVDLEEREFTGIDKDNFDTVMGQIHPRLSYKVDNKLANDDSQFEVNLSFRSMKDFHPENLVDQIEPLKQLVETRNQLKVLLSKADRSRDLERLLKEVLQSADAINGLAQELGLSKEGAE; from the coding sequence ATGGCATTGAACTCACAACATAAGCGCGTTAGTAAGAACCGTGTCAGCATCACTTATGACGTTGAAACGAACGGCGCTGTAGAGACGAAAGAGCTGCCGTTTGTTGTTGGCGTAATTGGCGACTTTTCAGGCCACAAACCAGAATCAGAAAAAGTTGATTTAGAAGAGCGAGAGTTCACGGGTATCGATAAAGACAACTTCGATACAGTGATGGGTCAAATTCACCCGCGTCTTTCGTACAAGGTTGATAACAAGCTAGCTAATGATGATAGCCAGTTTGAAGTGAACTTAAGCTTCCGTTCGATGAAAGATTTCCACCCAGAGAACTTAGTTGATCAAATTGAGCCGCTTAAGCAGTTGGTTGAAACACGTAACCAGCTAAAAGTACTGCTAAGCAAAGCCGATCGTTCGAGAGATCTCGAGCGTCTACTGAAAGAAGTTCTGCAAAGCGCAGATGCCATCAATGGTTTAGCTCAAGAACTAGGTTTGAGCAAAGAGGGAGCGGAATAA
- the tssC gene encoding type VI secretion system contractile sheath large subunit → MSVEQQAVQGAAEAEATQSFLDRAINATAQTPVDTTKELLSIMASQALEGTVTWDKNLTLTIEKAISALDSKISEQLSTVMQNGEFQKMEGSWLGLQKLVKNSELGPDLKIKLADYTKDELLEQFEDAPAIDRSRFFNMVYQEEFGTAGGQPYGALLGDYEFGYGDEDVALLRYMGEVASASHAPFVAAANASMFDFNAFSNFSEGKPVAAGFDSPAYASWNAFRASDDSRYVALTLPKTMARLPYGAETVPVKSFAFEELQTRDNGQQVVSSDGDFVWSNAAYEFGLLMTQAYTKYGWCTAIRGTENGGKVENLPNFTHYSDAGDLLQQCPTEVNLTDEREKELSDLGFLPLVHYKNTNYAVFMGAQTAHKPKTYTDPDATANAAISARLPYTMASSRIAQYLKVMGRDRIGSNIDPNDVEKELNSWINQYVNPNAIGNDAKATHPLVEAKVTVEEQAGRPGAYSAVAYLRPWLQMEELTTSLRMVANIPG, encoded by the coding sequence ATGTCTGTAGAACAACAAGCAGTACAAGGTGCTGCCGAAGCAGAAGCAACGCAGAGCTTTCTTGACCGAGCGATCAACGCAACAGCACAAACACCAGTAGATACGACAAAAGAGCTATTGAGCATCATGGCTTCTCAGGCGCTGGAAGGTACAGTGACTTGGGATAAGAACCTTACGCTGACGATTGAAAAAGCAATCAGCGCGCTAGACAGCAAAATCTCTGAGCAGCTGTCAACGGTGATGCAAAACGGTGAGTTCCAAAAAATGGAAGGCTCATGGTTAGGTTTGCAAAAGCTTGTGAAAAATAGCGAGCTAGGCCCAGATCTGAAAATCAAACTGGCGGATTACACCAAAGACGAATTGCTAGAGCAGTTTGAAGATGCACCAGCGATCGATCGCAGCCGTTTCTTCAATATGGTTTATCAAGAAGAATTTGGTACAGCGGGTGGTCAGCCATACGGCGCACTGCTAGGTGACTATGAATTTGGTTACGGTGATGAAGACGTTGCTCTGCTACGTTACATGGGTGAAGTTGCTTCTGCATCTCACGCACCTTTCGTTGCTGCCGCGAATGCAAGTATGTTCGACTTCAACGCATTCAGTAACTTTTCTGAAGGCAAGCCAGTTGCAGCAGGCTTTGATTCGCCAGCATACGCAAGCTGGAATGCATTCCGTGCAAGCGATGATTCACGCTACGTTGCTCTGACTCTACCGAAAACGATGGCTCGCCTTCCTTACGGTGCAGAAACTGTTCCAGTTAAATCATTTGCATTTGAAGAGCTTCAAACTCGCGACAATGGTCAGCAAGTTGTGTCTTCAGACGGCGATTTTGTATGGAGCAATGCGGCGTATGAGTTTGGTCTTCTGATGACTCAGGCTTACACCAAGTACGGTTGGTGTACGGCGATCCGCGGTACTGAGAACGGCGGTAAAGTTGAGAACCTGCCAAACTTCACTCACTACTCTGATGCCGGTGACTTGCTACAGCAATGTCCGACAGAAGTTAACCTAACGGATGAGCGTGAGAAGGAGCTGAGTGATCTTGGCTTCTTGCCACTGGTTCACTACAAAAACACTAACTACGCGGTGTTTATGGGTGCTCAGACTGCGCATAAACCAAAAACGTACACAGACCCAGATGCAACGGCAAACGCGGCAATTTCAGCACGTCTTCCATACACAATGGCAAGCAGCCGAATCGCACAGTACCTAAAAGTAATGGGCCGTGATCGTATTGGTTCAAACATAGATCCAAACGACGTTGAGAAAGAGTTGAACTCTTGGATCAACCAATACGTTAACCCAAATGCGATTGGTAACGATGCGAAAGCAACACATCCATTGGTTGAAGCAAAAGTGACAGTAGAAGAGCAAGCTGGACGCCCAGGTGCTTACTCTGCAGTGGCTTACTTACGCCCTTGGCTGCAAATGGAAGAGCTAACCACTTCACTACGAATGGTTGCGAACATTCCTGGCTAA
- a CDS encoding type VI secretion system contractile sheath domain-containing protein has protein sequence MYTDSEFDRILAENPAWQELLLCAKSQSVAQFKALLVRLSSEIDTSISEQLSDVIQHPNYKQLEASWTGLKSLAQLQVSQRRVKIKMLDLSWSMVSADLNYSFDLKQSSLYRKLYSNELDTAGGSPFGMVMVDHKVSADYADDQEYDDLYTLQLLSELGELSFCPMVLGTDEFFFGDEPRRLLHDSARIDRILTSRDFVSWQLLREKSSSRFLHLVMPEHLIRQPYRQYQAGFVFNERQQEKYALWGSSAYLLLGNVMREFDRISWFGFLRSYDETGSYGAIVQDSKELKTKVDIYSEEDGFWSSQGFMPLTSIYLSGHKGFFSNQSVWQAPDEAQRQLGMLQTNLMACRFAHYIKVQIRDQVGRYDSAESCRRSLERWLEQFISNVNYGEDAVLARYPLRSCYVRIEEAPHDKTRYLCEIMLQPQYQYEMMDAKVVLTTSVSGSEVGETS, from the coding sequence ATGTATACAGATTCCGAATTTGACCGCATTTTAGCTGAGAATCCTGCCTGGCAGGAGCTGTTACTGTGCGCGAAAAGTCAGTCGGTGGCTCAATTCAAAGCATTGTTGGTTCGTTTGAGCTCCGAGATTGATACGTCAATAAGTGAACAGTTGTCGGACGTTATCCAACACCCTAACTATAAGCAGTTAGAAGCCTCTTGGACGGGGCTCAAATCGTTAGCGCAGCTGCAAGTATCCCAGCGTCGAGTCAAAATCAAAATGCTCGACTTGAGTTGGAGTATGGTTTCGGCAGATCTCAATTACTCTTTCGATCTAAAGCAGTCATCCCTATACCGAAAGCTGTATTCAAATGAGCTGGATACCGCCGGTGGTAGCCCATTTGGCATGGTGATGGTCGATCACAAGGTCTCGGCTGATTACGCCGATGATCAGGAGTATGACGATCTCTACACCCTTCAACTGCTCTCTGAGCTGGGGGAGCTATCTTTTTGCCCAATGGTGCTCGGAACCGACGAGTTTTTCTTTGGTGATGAACCAAGAAGGCTGCTTCACGACAGTGCGAGAATTGATCGCATTCTTACTAGTCGAGATTTTGTTTCATGGCAGTTGCTACGAGAAAAAAGCTCATCACGATTTTTGCATTTGGTGATGCCAGAGCATTTGATTCGTCAACCATATCGTCAATATCAGGCTGGGTTTGTTTTTAACGAACGCCAGCAAGAGAAATATGCCTTATGGGGCAGCAGCGCTTACCTCTTGCTCGGTAATGTAATGCGAGAGTTTGACCGAATCAGTTGGTTTGGATTCCTGCGTTCTTACGATGAGACAGGTTCGTATGGGGCGATCGTTCAGGACTCAAAAGAGCTTAAGACCAAGGTAGACATCTACAGTGAAGAAGATGGCTTTTGGTCGTCTCAAGGGTTCATGCCTTTAACCAGTATTTACTTAAGTGGCCATAAAGGTTTCTTTAGCAATCAATCTGTTTGGCAAGCGCCTGATGAAGCTCAACGTCAGCTCGGTATGCTCCAAACCAATCTAATGGCTTGCCGATTTGCCCATTACATCAAGGTTCAAATTCGTGACCAAGTTGGTCGATATGACAGCGCAGAAAGTTGTCGACGCAGTCTAGAGCGATGGCTAGAGCAGTTCATTAGCAACGTCAATTATGGCGAGGATGCCGTACTTGCCCGATATCCGTTGCGGTCTTGCTATGTACGCATTGAAGAGGCTCCTCATGATAAAACCCGCTACCTATGCGAGATCATGCTTCAGCCTCAATATCAATACGAAATGATGGATGCGAAAGTGGTGTTAACTACCTCGGTATCTGGCAGTGAGGTTGGAGAGACATCGTGA